Proteins co-encoded in one Nostoc sp. KVJ3 genomic window:
- a CDS encoding ASCH domain-containing protein, with amino-acid sequence MVYSPTGGDCSSPTTTEEGTVMKAISVRQPWAWGIIYSTKDIENRGWPINYRGDILIYAAKKCTKKEYEIASIFCQSMSVSIPELISLRRGQVIGIVTIVDCKFSQVASGWGMPEQYHWKLENPREITPIPYRTHLGSIHLPVA; translated from the coding sequence ATGGTGTACTCGCCCACTGGAGGCGATTGCTCTAGCCCAACAACTACTGAAGAAGGCACTGTTATGAAAGCGATATCCGTTCGTCAGCCTTGGGCATGGGGAATTATTTACTCCACCAAAGACATAGAAAATCGTGGCTGGCCCATCAATTACCGGGGTGATATTCTCATCTATGCAGCGAAAAAGTGTACCAAGAAGGAATATGAAATCGCCTCTATATTCTGTCAAAGTATGAGCGTGTCTATCCCAGAACTAATCTCTCTACGTCGCGGTCAAGTTATTGGCATTGTCACAATAGTTGATTGCAAGTTTTCACAAGTTGCATCTGGCTGGGGAATGCCTGAGCAATACCACTGGAAGCTGGAGAATCCGCGAGAGATTACGCCGATTCCTTATAGAACCCATTTGGGATCTATCCATTTGCCAGTCGCTTGA
- a CDS encoding Rpn family recombination-promoting nuclease/putative transposase, translating to MSYDNTAKYLAELYPAEFAKWLLPNKTTEVTVLKTELSIDPIRADYVTFLQTSSRILHIEFQTLPKSNPPIPLRVLDYYVRLKRQYNTPVTQVVIFLQQSSDPIVFTEEYTDEFTNHRYQVIRLWEQDSALFLNNPALLPLAPLTRTDSPAALLSQVAQNIAKIPDRDERQNIAGCTEIFAGLRFEKDLIRQFLREDIMQESVIYQDILQKGKQQEAFQFLNRLLNRRFGEVNSLLIERIRVLPIEELEALGEALLDFSSVNDLVNWLDQLG from the coding sequence TTGAGTTACGATAATACTGCCAAGTACTTAGCTGAATTGTATCCAGCCGAGTTTGCCAAGTGGTTGCTACCAAATAAAACTACAGAAGTTACAGTACTTAAAACTGAACTTTCAATAGATCCAATCCGCGCAGATTATGTCACATTTTTGCAAACAAGTAGCCGAATTTTGCATATTGAGTTTCAAACTCTCCCCAAATCTAATCCGCCGATTCCTTTGCGGGTATTAGACTATTACGTGAGATTGAAACGGCAATATAACACACCAGTAACCCAAGTTGTGATCTTCTTACAACAAAGTAGTGACCCTATTGTATTTACTGAAGAATACACGGATGAGTTCACAAATCACCGTTATCAAGTTATACGGTTATGGGAACAAGATTCAGCTTTGTTTCTGAATAATCCAGCGCTATTACCTCTTGCCCCTTTAACTCGAACTGATTCACCTGCCGCTTTATTATCCCAAGTAGCTCAAAATATCGCTAAAATTCCAGATAGGGATGAAAGGCAGAACATTGCTGGATGTACAGAGATATTTGCAGGTTTAAGGTTTGAAAAAGATTTAATTCGTCAATTTTTACGGGAGGATATTATGCAGGAATCTGTTATCTATCAGGATATTTTGCAGAAAGGAAAACAACAAGAAGCATTTCAGTTTTTAAATCGTTTGCTAAATCGCCGTTTTGGAGAAGTTAATTCTTTACTAATCGAGCGAATTCGAGTTTTACCTATTGAGGAATTAGAGGCACTAGGTGAAGCCCTTTTAGATTTCTCATCAGTTAACGATTTGGTGAATTGGTTAGACCAATTAGGATAA
- a CDS encoding DUF3775 domain-containing protein, whose amino-acid sequence MVLGRGDSGRQPSDFLELVKEAQGVERHYLAEKSLLAKYLRSGLEKLNLIEIRVKEIELR is encoded by the coding sequence ATGGTGCTTGGTCGTGGAGATTCTGGGAGACAACCATCGGATTTCCTTGAGTTAGTTAAAGAGGCTCAAGGAGTCGAAAGGCATTATCTAGCTGAAAAGTCTTTATTAGCTAAATACCTACGTTCTGGATTGGAAAAACTAAATCTCATTGAAATAAGGGTGAAAGAAATTGAGTTACGATAA